A genomic window from Manduca sexta isolate Smith_Timp_Sample1 chromosome 5, JHU_Msex_v1.0, whole genome shotgun sequence includes:
- the LOC119191375 gene encoding uncharacterized protein LOC119191375, giving the protein MFQSQTDAIIGWVDPRSSRPFLMDTWVSGYSAPRNDPRQDLSKEAGSLLDGFTTLSFVRKRDTGDQKDLAFTDTRCLYMMWVVQGGGFDAVNKRTSKHLQVPVVSDDRVCIRPCGPEPVEEEVTTEAILPGQSFYTMLVRVTGLADSFHPPAPGSKEYDELSAQVADNVGSTLGRTKGYQGVVVNGFMQNETKAIIAELSLKVIEVSGSNVDNSTEDDDAELLKWKRAVQDMLAEGKVGNLNVDPEFLVFEPQNLFSTRPTEEEGGSSSVVMSATKLWVVVGCVAALLLVALLQAACTLYRTRATTNNKEQLIPNAVWKDYSPSNTNYGFEPFDNDDKFTNTTSTATARRRPPPPCDPPRPPHHDPRTGPSTDNRRP; this is encoded by the exons ATGTTCCAGTCGCAAACAGACGCGATCATCGGCTGGGTGGACCCTCGGTCGAGCCGCCCGTTCCTGATGGACACGTGGGTGAGTGGCTACTCCGCGCCCAGGAACGACCCGCGCCAGGACCTCTCCAAGGAGGCCGGGAGTCTGCTCGACGGGTTCACCACTCTCAGCTTTGTGAGGAAGAGGGACACGGGAGATCAGAAG GACCTCGCGTTTACGGACACGCGCTGCCTGTACATGATGTGGGTGGTGCAGGGCGGCGGGTTCGACGCCGTCAACAAGCGCACCAGCAAGCACCTGCAGGTGCCCGTCGTCAGCGACGATCGCGTCTGCATCAGGCCCTGCGGACCTG AGCCCGTAGAAGAAGAGGTAACAACAGAAGCGATCCTGCCGGGCCAGTCGTTCTACACGATGCTGGTGCGAGTGACGGGGCTGGCTGACAGCTTCCATCCACCAGCTCCTGGCAGCAAGGAGTACGACGAGCTCAGCGCACAGGTCGCGGACAACGTGGGGTCCACCCTCGGCAGGACCAAGGGGTACCAGGGAGTCGTCGTCAACGGGTTCATGCA GAATGAGACTAAGGCAATCATAGCGGAACTGAGCCTGAAGGTGATAGAGGTGTCAGGGTCTAATGTGGACAACTCCACGGAGGATGATGATGCAGAGCTTCTGAAGTGGAAGCGAGCTGTCCAGGATATGTTGGCGGAAGGCAAGGTGGGAAACCTGAACGTAGACCCCGAGTTCCTGGTGTTTGAGCCTCAGAACT TGTTCTCAACTCGTCCCACCGAGGAGGAAGGTGGTTCGTCCTCCGTGGTGATGTCGGCCACCAAGCTGTGGGTGGTGGTGGGGTGTGTGGCGGCGCTGCTGCTGGTGGCGCTGCTGCAGGCCGCCTGCACGCTGTACAGGACACGAGCCACCACCAACAACAAG GAGCAACTGATCCCCAACGCGGTATGGAAAGACTACTCCCCATCGAACACCAACTACGGCTTCGAACCGTTCGACAACGACGACAAGTTCACCAACACCACCTCCACGGCGACCGCGAGGCGTCGGCCCCCGCCCCCCTGCGACCCACCGAGGCCCCCCCACCACGACCCACGCACAGGCCCGTCAACGGACAACAGAAGACCATGA